A genome region from Caretta caretta isolate rCarCar2 chromosome 22, rCarCar1.hap1, whole genome shotgun sequence includes the following:
- the LOC125625339 gene encoding T-cell surface glycoprotein CD3 gamma chain isoform X1, with translation MGRHGYLVSVIMVGFIIKGVVTEETSGKAKIKVERRGRDAVLKCEMASDTKSNITWLKDGTQIERMGEELNLGAEANDPRGVYKCDNSEPLQVYFRMCQNCIELDAATISGIVVADIIATVFLAIAVYCITGQDSGRPLRASDRQNLIANEQLYQPLGERDNEQYSRLGVTRTRK, from the exons gTGTGGTCACAGAAGAGACTTCAGGTAAAG CAAAAATAAAGGTGGAAAGGCGTGGCCGTGACGCGGTCCTGAAGTGTGAGATGGCTTCAGACACGAAATCCAATATAACCTGGTTGAAAGATGGAACTCAAATAGAGAGAATGGGAGAAGAGTTGAATTTGGGCGCGGAAGCGAATGACCCGAGAGGAGTTTATAAATGTGATAATTCCGAACCTCTACAAGTGTATTTCCGAA TGTGCCAGAATTGCATCGAGTTGGATGCAGCCACCATCTCAGGGATCGTGGTAGCTGATATCATCGCCACGGTCTTCCTGGCAATCGCCGTGTACTGCATCACCGGCCAAGACAGTGGCCGTCCCTTACGAG CTTCTGACCGACAGAACCTGATCGCCAATGAGCAGCTCTACCAG CCCCTTGGTGAGCGGGACAATGAGCAGTACAGCCGACTAGGAGTTACCAGGACTCGCAAATGA